One window of Phoenix dactylifera cultivar Barhee BC4 chromosome 5, palm_55x_up_171113_PBpolish2nd_filt_p, whole genome shotgun sequence genomic DNA carries:
- the LOC103723982 gene encoding uncharacterized protein LOC103723982, whose translation MGSSNKPVAEKKRKKKGRPSLLDLQKRSLRLQKQQQEKEKSGNRNPNPNPSTNPYLRFPSSSSTRRITRRNTHPEAAEAAADEDDEEEAESSGGKRREKKLKLVLRLPPGLSPNSNSGSDSDDDAGGAARRKRNIDAVGSHGDRDKAERHNSSKAMDSLQGEPSDSGPTTPLPDKKLLVFILDRLQKKDTYGVFSEPVDPNELPDYHEVIEHPMDFGTVRKKLSSGAYANLEQFEKDVFLISSNAMRYNAPDTIYYRQARSIHELAKKNFENLRQESDDNEPEPKTVVRRGRPPNKNKRPVGRPAERATLDFSSDATLANAGDGIHWSNMAHDLSRKGSAVDKSVMMASHGLRNIDMFSLGERKSERNEEYSGSALKGISTKYGKKLTVIDENRRNTYKQPQQFTSVCEPPVLTTFDGDKKQLVPVGLHMEYSYSRSLARFAANLGPIGWAIAAKKIERALPSGTKFGPGWVRDGDAPQQSQPPLLSASSPYPSCQPKILPCTTISRSDKLPQRLEPPSNVSAVEEAHFSRTLPPASTAAAANRPPDIMDGPVSSRGSNYENGLSALSAVGGGDANQFKAPFQVHQNPGMQATINGFNNVFKVSSQFGKMLRQTRTPGSFGSDVQMTHSQALDMVSRSSNSIIHQAPTSHLDAERVKPMAGYSNTVSSRNPLPDSGLSQGSWQGVSLQPKSDSVPPDLNVGFQSSGSPTSGMLIDSQQPDLALQL comes from the exons ATGGGCAGCAGCAACAAGCCAGTagcggagaagaagaggaagaagaagggccgCCCCTCCCTCCTCGATCTCCAGAAGCGCAGCCTCCGCCTCCAAAAACAACAGCAGGAGAAGGAGAAATCTGGCAACcggaaccctaaccctaaccctagcaccAATCCCTACCTCCgcttcccttcctcctcctccacccgccGGATCACCCGCCGGAACACACATCCCGAGGCGGCAGAGGCGGCGGCGGATGAGGACGACGAGGAGGAGGCGGAGAGCTCCGGCGGGAAGCGGAGGGAGAAGAAGCTCAAGCTCGTTCTCCGCCTCCCCCCTGGTCTCTCCCCGAATTCCAATTCCGGCTCCGATTCCGACGACGATGCTGGGGGCGCCGCCCGCCGGAAGAGGAACATCGACGCCGTCGGCAGCCATGGGGATCGAGACAAG GCAGAAAGGCACAATTCCTCGAAAGCGATGGATTCTCTTCAAG GGGAGCCATCAGATTCCGGGCCCACAACACCTTTGCCAGACAAAAAGTTGTTGGTGTTCATCCTCGATAGGCTCCAGAA GAAAGATACTTATGGTGTCTTCTCAGAGCCTGTGGATCCGAACGAG CTTCCGGACTATCATGAAGTCATAGAGCATCCAATGGATTTTGGAACTGTACGCAAGAAGCTGTCAAGTGGAGCATAtgcaaacttggaacagtttgAG AAGGATGTGTTCTTAATCAGCTCAAATGCCATGCGCTATAATGCACCAGATACCATTTACTATAGACAG GCACGATCCATCCACGAGCTTGCCAAAAAGAACTTTGAGAACTTGAGACAGGAAAGTGATGACAATGAACCAGAACCAAAGACAGTTGTGAGGAGAGGGAGACCACCAAACAAAAATAAACGGCCTGTTGGCAGACCTGCTGAGCGTGCTACTTTGGATTTCTCCTCTGATGCAACACTTGCTAATGCGGGAGATGGTATTCATTGGTCTAACATGGCACATGATTTGTCAAGAAAAGGATCAGCGGTGGATAAGTCTGTCATGATGGCTTCCCATGGTCTTCGCAACATTGACATGTTCAGTTTGGGCGAGAGAAAATCAGAGAGAAATGAAGAATACTCAG GTTCTGCACTTAAAGGGATTTCAACAAAATATGGGAAGAAACTCACTGTTATAGATGAAAATCGTCGCAACACATACAAGCAACCCCAACAATTTACCTCTGTATGCGAGCCACCAGTACTGACCACCTTTGATGGAGACAAGAAACAACTGGTGCCA GTTGGGCTTCACATGGAGTATTCATATTCAAGGAGTTTGGCTCGATTTGCTGCAAATCTTGGCCCCATTGGCTGGGCCATTGCTGCCAAGAAGATTGAAAGAGCATTGCCTTCTGGGACAAAGTTTGGCCCTGGTTGGGTTAGAGATGGGGATGCTCCACAACAATCACAACCACCTCTGTTATCTGCATCATCTCCATATCCCTCTTGTCAACCAAAAATTTTGCCCTGCACCACAATATCCAGAAGTGATAAACTTCCACAGAGGCTGGAACCACCCTCAAATGTCTCAGCTGTTGAAGAAGCCCATTTCAGCAGGACTCTTCCACCTGCTTCAACAGCTGCTGCTGCTAATAGACCCCCTGATATTATGGATGGTCCCGTGTCTTCTAGGGGATCAAATTATGAGAATGGGTTGAGTGCTTTAAGTGCTGTTGGTGGTGGTGATGCTAATCAGTTCAAGGCACCCTTTCAGGTTCATCAGAACCCAGGAATGCAGGCCACAATAAATGGCTTCAATAATGTGTTTAAAGTGTCTTCGCAGTTTGGTAAAATGCTGAGACAAACAAGAACACCTGGGTCTTTTGGTTCTGATGTACAGATGACACATTCTCAAGCACTTGACATGGTTTCCAGAAGCAGCAACAGCATCATCCATCAGGCACCCACCAGCCACTTGGATGCAGAGAGGGTAAAACCGATGGCAGGTTATTCAAATACAGTAAGTTCCAGAAACCCCTTGCCGGATTCTGGCCTCTCCCAGGGGTCATGGCAGGGTGTGTCACTGCAACCAAAGTCGGATTCTGTTCCACCTGACCTCAATGTTGGATTCCAGTCTTCAGGATCGCCAACTTCTGGCATGTTAATTGATTCACAGCAACCTGATTTAGCCTTGCAGCTTTGA